The window TCCATGGTGATGCTGGCACCGGTGGGATTCTCCAGGATGATCCAGAAATCGACATCGCTCTGACCGGTCACAAAGACCGACCAAGGGTCACTGCCTCCGTTGTGACTCCTGACGTTGACCTTTTCTGAGCCACCCCCCAGCCAGACGATTTTGATTCGGCTCCTCAGGTCCAATCCTTGTTCACGGGCCAGAAGAATCGCGCTGGCAATGTTGGTGCATGGCCCGACGGGCAGGACCCACACCGGATTGTCGGGCGAAGCGCCACGAGCCGCAGCTAGAATCGCTTCGCTGGCTTCGCATTCGATTGGTTGCGTGTCCGACCAGTTGCCACTGGCGGGAACCTGCAACGGCACTTTGGCGCCGTGGAACACCTGCGGAATTTGGTTTTCAGAACGATGCTTTAACAGGCCGCTAATGCGGCTGAGTTCGATGATGTAGAGAATCTCGCCATAGTTGATCGGCTCCTGGGCAACGCCAAAGTGATTGATGCGGTGGGGACCGTGATGGGCGCTGTTGATGCCCAGCACGTCCACGTTGCTGAACAGGCCGTAGGCGATGTAATGCTGGTCATCGACTTCGTTGCGTGCGTCGGTGTCGAGAAGGACCTGCGGCAAGTGCAGTGTTTCTGGCGTGTGGACTCGCACGATGGCGGAAGATAGCTCGTTGAAAGTGTCGCCCACTTTGGATCCGATGACGATGCGGTAAATCCCTGGTTCCTGGTAGGTGTGGGTGACCGACGAGCCGTCAACCGTCGCCCCGTCTCCGAGATCCCAATGAGGGTTGCTCGGATTGCCATTAAGTTTGAACGTCACGGGCTTGCCGGCCAGCACCGGCCCATCGAGCGGAACAATCGCGACTGCACTCGTGGACGGGTTCTGCGCGATGGCCAAACCGGGCAACAGGCTGGTGATGAGACCGCAAACCAGCAAGGCTGAGGCCGTCTGGCGAATAAGCTGGCTTTGTTTGGACACAATCACTCTCCCTGTATTCAGTACTTTTCAATTTTCAGTGCGTGATCAATTCTGTTGCTGTGGCGGCAAAGGGGTTGGCCTGCCGTTCAGATCGTGCTTCGCGCCCGCTTCCCAGTTTTCTCCTCCCCGCGGCGACGTAATCGAATTGGCAGCAGGCGGCGATATTGATCGGACCGTCGATTGTATAGCGCTCGGCTGGGCGGCGTCGGCATCGGGACATTCTTTAAAACTGACCTCGAATGAATGTTGTGCAGTGAGGGCAATCAACTTGAACACCTGAGGGCGTTTTTTTTTCCGAGACGGCAACTCGAGACTGCCGTGATGCGGAAAGGATGCACCCCACCTCCCACCAGGGAGATTCGATGGGAACGAACTTTTTTCGGGACATTAACGCACGTCACTGGCTCGTGGTGTTATAGCTGCATCCGGTCCATGAAACCGCGCGGACTTAGCCATCGGCCTTTCCGCGCTGAGGTGAAAATGACCGACGCGACTTAGAATGATCTGCAATTGCATGAAGACGATGCAACTTCCGCGCGTACGCTGAGCAAATCTGCGAGCGAGGAAGGGCGAGCAACGCCTGTGACGCTTTAACGGTGTCCCGGGCGACACTCTACCGACGACGTCTACCACAACAGAAAACGGTCAGTCGTGCTGCTTCGCCTCGTGCGTTGAGTGAAGAAGAACGCAACAACGTACGCCAGGAACTTTACAGCGATCGCTTCATTGACCAGTCGCCGTATCAGGTTTACGCCGCGCTGCTTGACGAAGGCAACTACCTGTGCAGCGTACGGACGATGTATCGAATCCTTGCTCAAAACAAGACCAGTCGGGAAAGACGAGATCAACTCAAACGCCCGAACTATCGAAAACCCGAACTGCTCGCGACAGGCCCTAACCAAGTCTGGTCATGGGACATCACGAAGCTTAAAGGACCCGAAACATGGACTTATTATTATCTTTACGTGATCCTCGACATTTTCAGCCGGTACACCGTCGGCTGGATGCTGGCTCATCGCGAACAAGCCAATTTGGCCAAAAAACTGATTCAGGAAACAATTGAGAAGCAAAAAGTCGTGCGTGATCAACTGATCATTCACAGTGACCGAGGCCCTTCGATGACGTCGCACAGCGTCGCCAATTTGATGGGCTCCTTGGGCGTCACAAAATCCCATAGCCGCCCTCATGTATCCAACGACAATCCCTATTCGGAAAGCCAGTTCAAGACGATGAAGTACCAACCGGAGTTTCCAAACCGATTCGGAAGTTATCAAGACGCGCTGTCGCATAGCCGTCAGTTTTTTGGCTGGTACAACAACGAGCATTACCACAGCGGGATCGGGTTGATGACACCGGCGTCGTTGCACTACGGACTGGCCGGTGGCATCATCGCGTCACGAACGAACACCTTGGATCTGGCGTTTGCAACAAACCCTGAGCGATTCGTCAACGGTGTTCCGCGACCAGCGAAACTGCCGACTGCTGCATGGATCAATCCTCCGGTTCAGTTGTCGGCAAACGAAAAAAGGCCTCCAGAAATTCATTGTCCTGGAGGCCCGCAAGAAGCGTCTTTGACGCACCCTCGATCCGGTTATCCCTTGGCTGGTTGCGTCCCCGCAGAGCCAGCTTCCGTTTCACCGAACGCAACGAACTTAGCCGACAACGAACCTTTGAACACCCGAGCAATGCCTGGAAAAATCCCGGGGGTTCGGGGGCTGGCCCCTGATAGAGCTGGCTTCAGTCACTAATTTCCAAAAGTTGTTGTCTCAAACTTGTTGACACGTTCCGCGGAGCGTAAAAATAAAATATCAATCGATCTTAACACAGCCAGGAACTGCTACTTGGCTTCATCCGACAAATTCCAGGGCACATTCGGCATCGACCAACAACTACTTGCTTTGGGCTACCACCCAGGCAAAGGGTACTCAGTTGGACACTTCAAGCGACTGTCAGACACCAACGTCGCAGGGAAGTTATTGTTTTTCGACAACGATTGAGTAAAGACCGAACACACTGGGAAATGGGAGAAAACGGCTTACGGATATTCGTATCTGGTTGATGGGAAAGACCAGTTGAAATGGCACCGAAAACGAGAATAGTTGACGACCACCGCTTCATTGGGATTCGTTGTCGAACTTGATCATCAAACACAGACTACCTGTACCGGCCACTTTCCTCGCCGGCAACTGGATTTGACAGGGGCGTCGCAACACTCAACGCCCACCTGCTGGCTCAGTTGGGAATTTGACAGCACTGTGGCGATCGGTGAAGATAGGTCTCCGGCTGATCTTCCTTCCAATCGAGAACACTCGAACGAACCGGTGAAGGTCGTTTCCTCCCAGGGAATCTCGCTGGTCCTTCAGGTTTTACACAAGTTATCCGGCTGGGCATCGGATCCCAACGTTGCCATCAATCTCTTGGGCGAAGCTTCGGCCAGCTAGATCGTCACTAAACCAGGAACAATCGCATGCTTGCTTTTGGTGCACCGGGCCTGATGGAGCTGATCATCATCGGCGTCATCTTGCTCATCCCCGTTGCCATCGTGGTTGCGTTGGTCGTCGTCCTGACACGCAGCCGTAAAGCGTCCGGCAACAACCCGAACTTGAAACCGTGCCCGGATTGTGGGCGATTTGTGTCACTCCGCGCTACGACCTGCCCGCAGTGCGGGTGCCCACTTCAGAGGCAGCAATAGCGTTCAAACGAACCTCGTCGGGGTATGATGAC is drawn from Novipirellula artificiosorum and contains these coding sequences:
- a CDS encoding nucleoside hydrolase, with protein sequence MSKQSQLIRQTASALLVCGLITSLLPGLAIAQNPSTSAVAIVPLDGPVLAGKPVTFKLNGNPSNPHWDLGDGATVDGSSVTHTYQEPGIYRIVIGSKVGDTFNELSSAIVRVHTPETLHLPQVLLDTDARNEVDDQHYIAYGLFSNVDVLGINSAHHGPHRINHFGVAQEPINYGEILYIIELSRISGLLKHRSENQIPQVFHGAKVPLQVPASGNWSDTQPIECEASEAILAAARGASPDNPVWVLPVGPCTNIASAILLAREQGLDLRSRIKIVWLGGGSEKVNVRSHNGGSDPWSVFVTGQSDVDFWIILENPTGASITMDKRAESGLYPDNRLGQYLEAITPAREKALFDVATISMVIGNHLGKPWLTSVEPSVVLGPDEQYQWKQVDSPTTVHIIRDIDQKAMKTDFFNTLNGKPTTLPPMQQK